From Manihot esculenta cultivar AM560-2 chromosome 18, M.esculenta_v8, whole genome shotgun sequence:
TTTCATCCTTAATTTGAGATATGACTTCATGAGACACTCCATTTGAACCATTAAGTTCATCGACAACCTCTTGCAGTGATCCATTTTTCTGTTCCAGGAGGGACTTCTCTCCTGCAATAGAAGGTGCCTGGAATTCTCTGGTTTCATTTGTACCTTTTGGCACCATATCACTGGGAGTACTAAAGTAAGATGCACTACGTGTCATGTACTGCCTCCATCTGGAGATCATTGCAGAAGTCCTCCATGCCCCTTCTTTACTGTGAAGATATATGGGCCTTTTGCTGCAATCTGAAACCAAAGATGCAAACTTTTCAACCTGCTCCACTGAAGGTGCTGTCCTAACTTCAACAGGGATTTTAATCAATTCAACTTTCCCAGACAAAATAGCAGCATCTACAGCTGCTTGATAAAAGTTAtcctttatggtttctgctctgAGATCTATGATAGTCTTGAATCCTTTCTCCACTAACCAATTCAAACTTTCCTCTGTCACCTGACCACCCCTGTAAAAGGCAACTTCAGAATTTCTGGCTGCTGTTTCTTCTTTAGAAGTAGATAAATAAACAGGATTCCAATTTGCAAACAGTGTATGACAGGGATAATCATCATAACGGGGGAAGCCAGCATCATAGCATACATTCTTCAGCCTCTGTAGTTTCCTCCATACATCCAAGCTCCGATCGTCATCAAGTGTCAAATAGTTTTCAAGAGCAACATGCAAACTCTCACAACACCTTTTCATTTCACTCCTAAAAATGGCAAGTGGCGGAAGCTTATCCTCCATCATGCTTACGTCTGTGGCATGAAAGGAATTCATGACCGAAGATCTTCCAGAAAGAACAtcccttttttctttatttaaaagtGATAGCATGCAACCAAGCACGGACACTATTTTATCTTCCAACAATGGTTTTTCCTCATAATCATATGAAACACTACATTCCCCTGTCACAGGATTACATAATGCGTCCATCAATGCAGTATGAAGCCGTTCAGATGTTCTGAATATTCTACAATACGCCTCAACTTCAGCAATATCTCCAGGAACTGGACCAATCCAAGGCAACTGTGACGGATCATGGGACTGGACAACATTTTAATAAGAATATAGACACGTTAGTCTAGTAAAAACAAATTGGGATAAGGCCGTCTATATATCattataatttcaatttcaatttcggCAAGCATTCAAGGTGAAAAGTTGAGCTCtggttttcatttaatttaaagtgaatttaaaaaataaaaataaaaaaagaaagaaagaaagatcaCTACAACCTGAATTTGAAATTCGATACATGAAACGAACTACTGCCAGAAAAGGTGGGGAAAGAAAAATCCAGCATTGTTGTTGACATTATCAAACgatttaaaaacagaaaaacgaAACCCACAACCGAAACGCTCTTCCTAGATTTGCTCATACACTACGTAGCACTCTCAAATCACTCGGTCATTTTATCAAACATCAAAGACTAAACAAACAAATCACAAAGATTCTTCACACAAACACAAAATCAGAGATAGAAAGGGagtaaaaagagagaaaatgacCTGAGAGTCCAAACCCAAACTCAAGGAGAAAGCCCTTGACAAGTCCGCACTCACAACAAGCTTAGGCTTCCTCTTCAACCGCTCCTTCCTCTGTAAATCAACTCCAAACCTAAAACCCACGAGGTGGGCATCTCTGCTAAGCTTATACGAACATAGACACGGCAGTAATCCGGTGACAGGAGACAACCGATTCATGTCGACAATGGACACGTGGCACGATAAGAGACATGCCACCATATGGAATCAATTCCAGTGCATTTGATTACAAAATTTTCACCTCTATTTAAGGGGAAAATTAACAATCTTGTTGAGCTGGGACAAAAGGGAAATATAAGAAGGGTGTGTTTGGATGATGGGAAAGTGATGGGCAGCAAGGATGTGGATAATATCGTTGGGAAAATGGCGGGTGGTGGAACTGGATTGTATAGTTAGAAGAAGAACTATTGGGATTTTGGAGGATTTTATTGGCGCATGTGGTGCTGGTGgatttcttccttttccttctttttcttttgttttgtttcgTTTTGgctcatttccttttctttcaaaGCTGTcgttttgatttgatttctgaAATCTGATTCGATACCCATTATTTAATTCTCAGTTAATGTGctgtttaatatttaatttcatttactCATTTCTATATTTATCAATTTGGGAATCATTTCTATATTTGTATTGATTTtgggaaaaaaaatcaataatactTTTCTCTCTAAAATATCGTGTCCGGAAATGTTGCTATATTTACCCataatacatataaaaatatttttattattataaaataatatttattattaaaaaataatattatattaaataaaaacttatttaacCATTGTAttgatttaattagtttaaaattttaaaaattaattagacttTTATCCATATTTATACAGTATATTATCAAATGTAACCTGAATGATTCCCAGcttcatatttaatatttataataatatatgaagACATATAAATGGATCGTTTTGGATCTTGCTCCATAAAATTTTCTCCGTTATCTACCCCCACTTCCCTCAGCTTTTTGTTTGGATGCATGGAAAATAGAGAGGAAGCAaataaattggaaaaaaaatggGTTAGACATTTTCTCGTATTCAAAATGgaaggaaaaataaaagggaaatttataatttaattactgagtattgtcattattaataagtcagccactgtatttttaaaaatttattaaaacattcttatcttttttttccgtcaataaaatagtcattccgtctatTTTTACCTTTAAAACTATAGTACAAGACCAAATTACCCCatttttttcctcctcctcttcttcttcctcctccttcttcttcatcattatcatcatcttctttttttttttctttgagaagaaggaggagggactatttcgttgacgaaaataaacgataagaacattttaatagatgtaaGAAAAgatatgaattattttattgatgaaaaaaataataaatacgtTTTAATAgacatgataaaatttaatgacattttaatagatttctgaaaataaagGGAGAGACGATtccgttgacggaaagaaacgataaagagagactatttcgttgacagaaaaaaatgataaggacactttaataaatatgagaaaagataggaactatttcattgacagaaagaaacgataagaacgttttaatatatataaaaaaatataagaatattttaataaatttttaaaaatataaggactgacttgttaataatagcaatatccaaaGACTAAATAAAGTGTTTTATTTGAtgataaaattagattttaaaaattttatctctcatcttttatgtaattttaacggaaaagagaatagaatgactatttcgttgatgaaaagaaaagactattTCGTCGATGGAAAGAAAAGACTATTTcgtcgttgacggaaagaaatgactatttcgttaacGGAAAGAAAGAACTATTTCgttaaaggaaagaaagaactATTTCGTTAGAGGAAAGAAAGAACTATTTCGTTAATGAAAAGAAAGAACTATCTCGTTAATGGAAAGAAAGAACCATCTCGTTAACGGAAAGAAATGATTATTTCATTgacagaaagaaaaaataaggatattttaatagatttttaaaaatatagatactgacttgttaataatggtaatattcagaaattaaattataaatttttcaaaataaaaaagaaaaaaattattttttattgctaTTTCTTTTCTAATTAGAGGGaacaaaatatcaaatttagaaGAAAAAGTGTACtttatatatcaaaattacaaaatatttgccactcttaaatttaatatatttaatatataaaatagaattataaattagttatatattttttttccctcGTCTTATTTTCCTATATTCTCCAAcaagaaaataacttattttcattttctcatCTATTTTCTTTATAACCAaactttaacaaaaaaaaaaaaagaaaatactttttatttttattatttattttccttcttCCCTAAATTTTTTCCCAACGCAGAGTTTCTGTTTCTGTTTCAGCTTTACCAGCAAAGCATTAAATTTCGACTTCTCTGCCCAATAGATAATAGGATTATCCAGATATTAAACATCAGAAAAGGAACAAGAAGCTCAAAAACAACCAAGCTTTCAAGTTAAACGACAAAGCAATGCATTAATCGCATAAGAAAAGTACAGCATTCTGCCATCTCCTATTTCAAGACGAAACTCTAATTAACAACGCACCATGCAACACATAATTACAAAAATGGTGGCAATTGGCTGGTCAGAATTACTAAAACCTGCTAACAgacaaaacaaagaaaaagacaGCTTTGTAACACAATTACTTCTATGGTGTAAACTTCCTAATTAACTATATCAGGTCAGCTAAGACTGTTCCAAACTTGAAGCAGGCAACTGAAGGTTTAACTTTTGAGAAAGACCTGAAGCCTGCCTAAGGGACTTGTTTCTTTCTTCACTAGATTGGCAATGCAACTTCTCAGATAGGAAATGAGTTTCGTCCGATTCTTGTTCCGACTTCCTCTTGACTTTTTTCTTTGTCAATGCACCATCTACTCCCATCTTTGCCTCGTCAATAGGATTGCTTGAACTCCCTTTTGGCTTCTCCTGTTTTAGCCTGTCCAGGTTTGGCATGTTCATTGAAGGACTTGATGCCTGAAGAGCTGCTGTTGATGAATTTGGAACAGGCTTGCTGGCTAAACCCAAAACAGGACCACCTGTATCAGTAGGTAACCTCTCTCGCACATATTGTTGCTGAGCAACAGAACCAGCCTCAACTCGAGCAATCTCATCCAATCTAGGAGCCAACATcttttttctcttaattttctCCTGGTCctaaattaataaacaaaagATGCAAGCCACCAGTACGTTCAAACCCATGGTTCCTTAGAAATACAGAAAATAAATGACATTTCAGAATGTTCTATAAAGAGTGTAAAGGGTCCCAATgatcataaaattttcaatgttAAAACAGCAAGCATCACCGATTCAAGTAATACAAAACAATCCTAATGAAAGTAATACCAATAGATGCCACAGAATGATCACGGAGAAATGCTAAGGACAGTCACCTTTTTAAGTGATTGTCCAACACTATTCATCCTATTGGTTGAAAACAATCCTAATGAGAGTAATACCAATAGATGTCAAGCGACTATCCATAGTATTTCTCAAGATCACATATGTAAGACACTTCATTCCTGGTTCATCTTAACTCTCAACTCATTTTCAAGGCCCAGCTTTGATGCTTTGCTTCTATGTTGGAGGAACTGCTATCAAAATTAGGGAGATAAGATCTTGTGCACTACTTAGAAGTTAAGCATTTGAACAATCGCCATCCACCAACCATCGCCAACAGAAATATTAAGGCTTTGTTTGGAACGATTCATTTTacaagaaaagaattcaaatgaattcttataaaatcatatatgattttaattccctctaagttattaaaaaaaattgaactttTTTCATTCCAAACAATAGAATTGATAGAACAGAAatcatttgaattaaatttttgtgaaattCTTGATTCCAAATAGGGGTAGCGAATTCTAGTTAAAGTCAATTAATGCATTAAAGGAGAGGAGTTAGGTGAAAACTTATGTTCCAAACATAAATTTCTCATCAATATTGTTAAATTTGGATTAGgactaactcaccccaaaagctaactTAAGGGGAGGAATGTCTGTGACCcgtataaggggcacattatctATTTCCACAACCGATATGGGATTCAACTAACCTCTtacgcccagaatttttactggtgcgtgacatatttatgggaggcccaacatcaaatgggaggctctgataccatgttaaatttggatcaggcctagctcaccccaaaagctagctcaaggggaggagtgcctatggcccatataaagacacattacccctttctaTAACCGATATGGGATTCAACACGCCCCTCACGCCCAaaatttttactggtgcgtaaCATAAATATCAATCTAGCAATTACAATGAACATTCACATAAGAGAAATTTAAAAGGAGAAGTGGGTGGGTGAGTGAACCTTATGTACCTTGTGTCTGCTGTACAAGGACCTTCGTCTCTCTTTTGCCCTACAAATTGCACGCTTGATCCCATGGTTGTCCATGAAACCCCTTGGCCATAATTGTGCAAGCTGGATAATGGATGGAATCTAAGTGTCAAATGTTATCGCAAACATTAAGAAGGGTAAAGAAGAAATTTTTccatagaagaaaagaagaaattttTTCATAGAAGAAGTTTCCCCTTTTTGGAATTAGGAGAGGAAGAAGGGTAAATATCCAGGTAAAAGGAGGCCTTAATGGATAAAAACTTTTCCCTTTTTGGAACTAGAGGAAGAAGGGCAAAGCTCCGGGTAAAGGAGGCCTTAAAGGGACATGACTTCAATAGAATGAacacaaactgatcaaacaaacaaacagagAGTAGAGGAGAATAGGACAAAGTTTGGACCAATTCTAAGCACTAGCATCAATAAATAGTAAAAAGGTTTCAGCATGGAGGGGACAACAGGGAGGAGTCACTTGCACCATTCCATTTCAAATGGTAAATACTAAGAAAAGCAAAACATTACCTCAACATACAACTTCCTAACTTGAGGGCCAGCATCTTCATCCAGTCCCTAGAATCATCAAAAGATAAAGACTAAAGAATGAGATAATTAAGTAAATAGATTTCCCACAGATGAGCAAGACATTTCAAGGATGGACATTGCAAGCAGGTAATATATCATTACATCAACAAAAAGGTCATAAAGATCACAAATTTTGTCCTCCAACATAGCATCCAtgctaaattttcttttaagggCTCCTTTTTCCCTGGAAGCAATCTCTTGGAAGTCATCAGGTGCTCCAGCTTGTTGCTCCAATGCCTGAAAAAGTGCGAACAAATAATTCACGCTCATCATTGAGATGCcataaaaatcatgttttttgTTATATTAAGATTTCAATACCAATAAAAGCATCAGCATGTGAAGAAAAATCACCATTCAACATTTAAGATAATCACTAAGTACCGAATACAGTTCACTACAGAGACCAAAAAGGCTGTTAGCTTTACTGAATCAGGTAGCTCACTGAAATCAGCGAGTAAATACAGATTCGGGTAGCTCAGAAAAATCATCAGAACAAAAAGGTCTCTCTAATGAAAAACCCATTCCATTTGAGAAAAAGAATGGCCAAATtgaaaaaaggaaagagaaggGGTGGACATGGGTGTCAAGtttcataaataattatttttagtcAATTTTCATCCATGCTACATATACCAGCAACTGCTTCTCAGTATTAACTCGTCTTCCAGCCTCCTCCTCTCACCAACCCCTACCACTTGTCCTTCAACTCAGCTAGCCTTCTCCCCATCCTCCTCTCTTACTTCCATATCGCCTTCCTCTTCTTTAAGTGCCCTAACATCCTCTTCCTCTATCTTTTATTTTGCCCTGTCTCTCCTAATctcaaacaaataaaattcACCATCATGTCTCATCATTTTTCATTTCAGTAAATATTTGTTATGGAAACCTTGTTTTCTAATATCCTTCATTGTCATGGTGTTTATTGTCACATTGGTGTTAAAAGCAAATGTCCTCGCCAATATGTACTGATTTGACTGGTTCACCAATTCCAAATGCTTCTTCATGGAAACAAATAGAATTTGAACCTAGCTATGGTATTACCCACTAAATCTGGGTGGTACAGCCACACCAAGACTCGTTCACTCTGTGTTCACAACCTAAAGTGTAAAGCCAGTGCcatttagagagagagagagtgaatgAGAGAAAGCGAGACAACAACTTATTCATCATCCTACTATAAGAGAGAGtgaatgagagagagagagacaacaACTTATTCATCATCCCACTATAAGAGGAGGCGGAGATTCAACCAACATACCTTGGAATCTGAAGAAGGGCCACATGTCTTTATCATCTCAGCGACTTCTTTCTTTATTTGTTGGAACCTATCATCTTTCTCCTGCTTTGCAGACAAGCCcatgttaatcattatttttAAGTTCCTCtgcaacaacaaaaaaaaagattaacTCAAGTTAtggtaaaatattttatataagccCCAAAAGAAAAATGCAAATGCACATAGAAAAACATGACAGTACAATGAAACAAAATAATACCAAAATAAAACCTTCATCTTcaataaatagaaaaacaatATCAACATTTGACAATCAGAGCTtcatttttttagttaaattaacATGTTCCACTGCATTTATGCCACGGAAGCATATTTGGTCTGATAGAATATAGTAACATCAAACAAAGAGCTTAAGATTAGGCTGTGtgactcaaacaacacacaaatAAACTAGCAAGTAGGGTTACAGAAACAATTAGGACCATAGCAAGCTCAGAAATCTGAAAAGTAATTTGAGACAAATCAACAGTCCATTGTCAAAGATATTCACAGAAAACATTAATAGGCcatatcatttttattaaaaaaattgttacTTGAGACTGGTTTCCAGAATCTAGATTTAATTCTAAtatgatttggtcaaatcagaAACAAAATAAAGGGAATTGCCAAAAAAGCAATTGTACATCcagaagaatgagagagatagagagagttaTCACATTGCAAAGTGCAAACACGATGCTACATCGAAAACAACCAACTAAAACCAGCTAGTTGAATAAGTCACCATGAGATATCAGGGAGAAAGATAAAAGAACTGACATAAAAGCATTGAGacatatcttcattttctacaGAAAGATACCTTGAGTGTTCTGAGCTGTATTAAGTGACCAAGAATGCTCATAAGGCGATTGAGTAACTCCTTAGATACTTTCCCTTGGCTTGCCTGCTGCAACcattatgatataaaaaaatcttatatttCCTTGAGAGCTTAACTATAACTATCAAGACAAATAGTTGAGAGTATGAGTAGAATTTTAATCAGAGCACAAAAATCAAGGACTAAATTATCATGAAAATGCTAACAATCTACAGTACCGCTAGTCTTGCAACTTTGGCAAGCTTCTGCTTTATTTCACTGGGCAATCTCCTCTTGATTGCCTGGGCTGAGGTATCAGCCTCTTGATTTTCCAAAGCTGGTGGCCTTGCTGCAATATTTTACAACAGAAagaaatttgaatttataaaaaaggCTCCTCAAAATATCATTTTACTATGAACAGAAGTTTACAAGGATTTTGGAGCTTACATTCAGCAACCATCTTCTCCAAATCTCTGATGGCATTTTCCAGCATTGAACCTTTGGGCCTAACACTAGAACCATCCTTTTTGTGGACTTGTGAAGGTTTCTGCAAAAAATTACATTCACAATCAAATGGAGACAATAAAGAGAGCAATTAACCCACATTAGCAGATATGAGAACAATATGATTCAAGAATTAATTTACGTGAAAGTGATAGTTCTTGTAATTTCAAAACCAACTTTCTACTCTACAAGATAGGAGTGTGTGTGCATGTGTTTGATAAAGTAAAGTCAACGACACACCATTAAGGTCCTTGAGTCCATACTCCAGACCAGATCTCTCaatgcaaaagaagaagaaaaaaattcagAGAACCTACTGTTACTTGCATGGGCATCTTGGCATCTGGCATATTAAGATCAGGCAGTTCATGGACTCCATTCTTTTCTTTTGATCGAACTGATGGTTCAAGTTCATCAACATTGGTTACTGATTTTGCAAATTGCGACTTGGACTGTAGGTAAGCACTTTTATCATGATACTTCTGATGGGAAACATCCGAAGATCCACCTGCATCTTTCACTTTGTCAGTCAGGTTCTTAGCTAGGACCCCTCCAGCCTTTAGCTTTTCTATATCCTTAGGCTCTGCTAGAGATAAAGGAGCATCaccatttgaaatttttattgatgAAGATGGATccaaattcattttaatttcagCAGATTTCTTCTTAGAAGAAATTCCAGATGTATATGATAGACTCTGAGCCCTCACATCCTCATAGTTTTCACTTGTCACAACCAAATTTGGAGAGGGATTTGAAGAGTTCTTTCCCAGTGGTGATGCTATCTTCCCAGCTGCTGATTTACCCAGCTTAACTTGTTTATTTGATGTACGCCCATCATCACTCTCACCAGAGGCCTTGGTTAAATCCTTTCTTCGTCTTTTCTTCGCTTGCTGGTTAGGAACAACGATAGGTTCATTTCTTGCAAAAAGGAAACAATCAAATCAGTAAAGAGGGATCCTAAAGCCTCCAACTAAACGAGCAGAAATTGGCAAATATGAATTCACCCTTAAAGTGGAGCACATATAAAGCATCTCCACTGCAAAACCAATATCAATAACATAAACTTAACCAGGAGTCAACATATAAGTTCAGAAGATAAAGTTAGCAAAGGAGTTGGTGGCACCAAGAACTTGATTTGCTATAGGATCCATAAAACAAATCATCAACAATGATTACTTTGCATGTCACATTGACAAcatttaatttcaaaaacacCTCTTACACCAATAGCAATAACTATAAACATATTCTGGCATTTACGAAGATGGAAATTAGAAAGAAATTTTGAAGCTAGTGCACTAATGCAGGAACTAAAGATAAATACAAAGTGAGAAGGACATATATTGTTGGTAATATGATGAAATGAAGGAATGAAAACATTGGATTACATAAGACAAACACTCTGAATTGGATTAGATGTGTAAGACAGGAGGAGAACCTACACATATCTTATTAAGTCAGAAAACAAGTTTTAAAGTTGACATTTATTTCATAAAGGCAAGTTCATGTGTGAGCGTTAATGAGTTGAAAATTTGTTGATTGTCAAAGTTCTATTACAACGTTTCAGGTTTGGGGAGGAGAGGTGATTGCTCAAGGATTTCTTCAAGCTTATGGATTCCCTGAGTACTGCACACAAAACTAGGATCCAAAGCACATCAAAAGAAGCGCTGATGTCCAATGGACCATCGACCAGACCTTGTGCAGAAAAACCAATAAAGAATA
This genomic window contains:
- the LOC110606710 gene encoding ubinuclein-1 isoform X8; this encodes MEEGTSGGGGGETSSRITPSYVKLGDRQIFTVELRPGETTFVSWKKLMKDANKANSRSAPTLDPPPDNARINLESRLAPGQPVENEEEAPPPNRFSAVIEKIERLYMGKDSSDEEDLKDVPDDDQYDTDDSFIDDAELDEYFEVDNSAIKHDGFFVNRGKLERINEPIVVPNQQAKKRRRKDLTKASGESDDGRTSNKQVKLGKSAAGKIASPLGKNSSNPSPNLVVTSENYEDVRAQSLSYTSGISSKKKSAEIKMNLDPSSSIKISNGDAPLSLAEPKDIEKLKAGGVLAKNLTDKVKDAGGSSDVSHQKYHDKSAYLQSKSQFAKSVTNVDELEPSVRSKEKNGVHELPDLNMPDAKMPMQVTKPSQVHKKDGSSVRPKGSMLENAIRDLEKMVAESRPPALENQEADTSAQAIKRRLPSEIKQKLAKVARLAASQGKVSKELLNRLMSILGHLIQLRTLKRNLKIMINMGLSAKQEKDDRFQQIKKEVAEMIKTCGPSSDSKALEQQAGAPDDFQEIASREKGALKRKFSMDAMLEDKICDLYDLFVDGLDEDAGPQVRKLYVELAQLWPRGFMDNHGIKRAICRAKERRRSLYSRHKDQEKIKRKKMLAPRLDEIARVEAGSVAQQQYVRERLPTDTGGPVLGLASKPVPNSSTAALQASSPSMNMPNLDRLKQEKPKGSSSNPIDEAKMGVDGALTKKKVKRKSEQESDETHFLSEKLHCQSSEERNKSLRQASGLSQKLNLQLPASSLEQS
- the LOC110606710 gene encoding ubinuclein-1 isoform X4: MEEGTSGGGGGETSSRITPSYVKLGDRQIFTVELRPGETTFVSWKKLMKDANKANSRSAPTLDPPPDNARINLESRLAPGQPVENEEEAPPPNRFSAVIEKIERLYMGKDSSDEEDLKDVPDDDQYDTDDSFIDDAELDEYFEVDNSAIKHDGFFVNRGKLERINEPIVVPNQQAKKRRRKDLTKASGESDDGRTSNKQVKLGKSAAGKIASPLGKNSSNPSPNLVVTSENYEDVRAQSLSYTSGISSKKKSAEIKMNLDPSSSIKISNGGSSDVSHQKYHDKSAYLQSKSQFAKSVTNVDELEPSVRSKEKNGVHELPDLNMPDAKMPMQVTKPSQVHKKDGSSVRPKGSMLENAIRDLEKMVAESRPPALENQEADTSAQAIKRRLPSEIKQKLAKVARLAQASQGKVSKELLNRLMSILGHLIQLRTLKRNLKIMINMGLSAKQEKDDRFQQIKKEVAEMIKTCGPSSDSKALEQQAGAPDDFQEIASREKGALKRKFSMDAMLEDKICDLYDLFVDGLDEDAGPQVRKLYVELAQLWPRGFMDNHGIKRAICRAKERRRSLYSRHKVHKDQEKIKRKKMLAPRLDEIARVEAGSVAQQQYVRERLPTDTGGPVLGLASKPVPNSSTAALQASSPSMNMPNLDRLKQEKPKGSSSNPIDEAKMGVDGALTKKKVKRKSEQESDETHFLSEKLHCQSSEERNKSLRQASGLSQKLNLQLPASSLEQS
- the LOC110606710 gene encoding ubinuclein-1 isoform X5, producing MGKDSSDEEDLKDVPDDDQYDTDDSFIDDAELDEYFEVDNSAIKHDGFFVNRGKLERINEPIVVPNQQAKKRRRKDLTKASGESDDGRTSNKQVKLGKSAAGKIASPLGKNSSNPSPNLVVTSENYEDVRAQSLSYTSGISSKKKSAEIKMNLDPSSSIKISNGDAPLSLAEPKDIEKLKAGGVLAKNLTDKVKDAGGSSDVSHQKYHDKSAYLQSKSQFAKSVTNVDELEPSVRSKEKNGVHELPDLNMPDAKMPMQVTKPSQVHKKDGSSVRPKGSMLENAIRDLEKMVAESRPPALENQEADTSAQAIKRRLPSEIKQKLAKVARLAQASQGKVSKELLNRLMSILGHLIQLRTLKRNLKIMINMGLSAKQEKDDRFQQIKKEVAEMIKTCGPSSDSKALEQQAGAPDDFQEIASREKGALKRKFSMDAMLEDKICDLYDLFVDGLDEDAGPQVRKLYVELAQLWPRGFMDNHGIKRAICRAKERRRSLYSRHKVHKDQEKIKRKKMLAPRLDEIARVEAGSVAQQQYVRERLPTDTGGPVLGLASKPVPNSSTAALQASSPSMNMPNLDRLKQEKPKGSSSNPIDEAKMGVDGALTKKKVKRKSEQESDETHFLSEKLHCQSSEERNKSLRQASGLSQKLNLQLPASSLEQS
- the LOC110606710 gene encoding ubinuclein-1 isoform X3; protein product: MEEGTSGGGGGETSSRITPSYVKLGDRQIFTVELRPGETTFVSWKKLMKDANKANSRSAPTLDPPPDNARINLESRLAPGQPVENEEEAPPPNRFSAVIEKIERLYMGKDSSDEEDLKDVPDDDQYDTDDSFIDDAELDEYFEVDNSAIKHDGFFVNRGKLERINEPIVVPNQQAKKRRRKDLTKASGESDDGRTSNKQVKLGKSAAGKIASPLGKNSSNPSPNLVVTSENYEDVRAQSLSYTSGISSKKKSAEIKMNLDPSSSIKISNGDAPLSLAEPKDIEKLKAGGVLAKNLTDKVKDAGGSSDVSHQKYHDKSAYLQSKSQFAKSVTNVDELEPSVRSKEKNGVHELPDLNMPDAKMPMQVTKPSQVHKKDGSSVRPKGSMLENAIRDLEKMVAESRPPALENQEADTSAQAIKRRLPSEIKQKLAKVARLAQASQGKVSKELLNRLMSILGHLIQLRTLKRNLKIMINMGLSAKQEKDDRFQQIKKEVAEMIKTCGPSSDSKALEQQAGAPDDFQEIASREKGALKRKFSMDAMLEDKICDLYDLFVDGLDEDAGPQVRKLYVELAQLWPRGFMDNHGIKRAICRAKERRRSLYSRHKDQEKIKRKKMLAPRLDEIARVEAGSVAQQQYVRERLPTDTGGPVLGLASKPVPNSSTAALQASSPSMNMPNLDRLKQEKPKGSSSNPIDEAKMGVDGALTKKKVKRKSEQESDETHFLSEKLHCQSSEERNKSLRQASGLSQKLNLQLPASSLEQS
- the LOC110606710 gene encoding ubinuclein-1 isoform X1 yields the protein MEEGTSGGGGGETSSRITPSYVKLGDRQIFTVELRPGETTFVSWKKLMKDANKANSRSAPTLDPPPDNARINLESRLAPGQPVENEEEAPPPNRFSAVIEKIERLYMGKDSSDEEDLKDVPDDDQYDTDDSFIDDAELDEYFEVDNSAIKHDGFFVNRGKLERINEPIVVPNQQAKKRRRKDLTKASGESDDGRTSNKQVKLGKSAAGKIASPLGKNSSNPSPNLVVTSENYEDVRAQSLSYTSGISSKKKSAEIKMNLDPSSSIKISNGDAPLSLAEPKDIEKLKAGGVLAKNLTDKVKDAGGSSDVSHQKYHDKSAYLQSKSQFAKSVTNVDELEPSVRSKEKNGVHELPDLNMPDAKMPMQVTKPSQVHKKDGSSVRPKGSMLENAIRDLEKMVAESRPPALENQEADTSAQAIKRRLPSEIKQKLAKVARLAQASQGKVSKELLNRLMSILGHLIQLRTLKRNLKIMINMGLSAKQEKDDRFQQIKKEVAEMIKTCGPSSDSKALEQQAGAPDDFQEIASREKGALKRKFSMDAMLEDKICDLYDLFVDGLDEDAGPQVRKLYVELAQLWPRGFMDNHGIKRAICRAKERRRSLYSRHKVHKDQEKIKRKKMLAPRLDEIARVEAGSVAQQQYVRERLPTDTGGPVLGLASKPVPNSSTAALQASSPSMNMPNLDRLKQEKPKGSSSNPIDEAKMGVDGALTKKKVKRKSEQESDETHFLSEKLHCQSSEERNKSLRQASGLSQKLNLQLPASSLEQS
- the LOC110606710 gene encoding ubinuclein-1 isoform X2, which codes for MEEGTSGGGGGETSSRITPSYVKLGDRQIFTVELRPGETTFVSWKKLMKDANKANSRSAPTLDPPPDNARINLESRLAPGQPVENEEEAPPPNRFSAVIEKIERLYMGKDSSDEEDLKDVPDDDQYDTDDSFIDDAELDEYFEVDNSAIKHDGFFVNRGKLERINEPIVVPNQQAKKRRRKDLTKASGESDDGRTSNKQVKLGKSAAGKIASPLGKNSSNPSPNLVVTSENYEDVRAQSLSYTSGISSKKKSAEIKMNLDPSSSIKISNGDAPLSLAEPKDIEKLKAGGVLAKNLTDKVKDAGGSSDVSHQKYHDKSAYLQSKSQFAKSVTNVDELEPSVRSKEKNGVHELPDLNMPDAKMPMQVTKPSQVHKKDGSSVRPKGSMLENAIRDLEKMVAESRPPALENQEADTSAQAIKRRLPSEIKQKLAKVARLAASQGKVSKELLNRLMSILGHLIQLRTLKRNLKIMINMGLSAKQEKDDRFQQIKKEVAEMIKTCGPSSDSKALEQQAGAPDDFQEIASREKGALKRKFSMDAMLEDKICDLYDLFVDGLDEDAGPQVRKLYVELAQLWPRGFMDNHGIKRAICRAKERRRSLYSRHKVHKDQEKIKRKKMLAPRLDEIARVEAGSVAQQQYVRERLPTDTGGPVLGLASKPVPNSSTAALQASSPSMNMPNLDRLKQEKPKGSSSNPIDEAKMGVDGALTKKKVKRKSEQESDETHFLSEKLHCQSSEERNKSLRQASGLSQKLNLQLPASSLEQS